The Deinococcus sonorensis KR-87 genome includes a window with the following:
- a CDS encoding alpha/beta hydrolase, with amino-acid sequence MTFHDRVDPECRAPLAAITRLYAAAPWDADPVLRRRASEDQLAAMTAGLPPVEQVRWQDQVIPGLPGQPDATVRSYHPRQGKEHRPGLLLIHGGGMWGGSVAHEHQFAATLCEHLGAVVVSVEYRLAPEHPYPAALLDCYGALVWMSANAVSLGVDAQRLGVWGGSAGGGLALAVALMARDQGGPRLCQVMALYPMIDDRNDTPSARAFGELGPIWDGAKNAEAWAWYLGGQQPDAYAAPARAEHLRDLPPTFIDVGELDVFRDEDIGFALRLMQAGVPTELHVYPGAFHASEFLAPDAALSRRIIHTRLEVMHRALHPAAPQDALDQARMAIPAPESTAAHAVLPDTR; translated from the coding sequence GTGACCTTTCATGACCGCGTCGACCCCGAGTGTCGGGCGCCCCTGGCGGCCATTACCCGTCTGTACGCCGCCGCCCCCTGGGATGCGGACCCCGTCCTCCGCCGGCGGGCCAGCGAAGATCAGCTCGCCGCCATGACCGCCGGCCTGCCCCCCGTCGAACAGGTGCGCTGGCAGGATCAGGTGATCCCCGGTCTGCCGGGGCAGCCGGACGCCACGGTCCGCAGCTACCATCCCCGGCAGGGGAAGGAACATCGTCCGGGGCTGCTGCTGATCCACGGGGGGGGCATGTGGGGCGGCAGCGTCGCCCACGAGCACCAATTCGCCGCGACCCTGTGCGAGCACCTTGGCGCGGTGGTCGTCTCGGTGGAGTATCGTCTGGCGCCGGAACACCCGTACCCGGCAGCGCTGCTGGACTGCTATGGCGCGCTGGTGTGGATGAGCGCGAACGCCGTCTCCCTCGGCGTCGACGCGCAGCGGCTGGGGGTGTGGGGAGGCAGCGCGGGCGGTGGGCTGGCGCTGGCCGTCGCCCTGATGGCCCGCGATCAGGGCGGCCCCCGGCTGTGTCAGGTCATGGCGCTGTACCCGATGATCGACGACCGCAACGACACCCCCTCCGCCCGCGCGTTCGGTGAGCTCGGGCCGATCTGGGACGGAGCGAAGAACGCCGAGGCGTGGGCCTGGTACCTCGGCGGGCAACAGCCCGATGCCTACGCGGCCCCCGCGCGCGCGGAGCACCTGAGGGATCTGCCGCCGACCTTCATCGACGTGGGTGAACTCGACGTGTTCCGCGACGAGGACATCGGGTTCGCCCTTCGCCTGATGCAGGCGGGCGTTCCGACCGAACTGCACGTGTACCCTGGCGCGTTTCACGCCTCGGAATTCCTGGCCCCGGACGCTGCACTCAGCCGGCGCATCATCCACACGCGCCTGGAGGTGATGCACCGGGCATTGCATCCTGCGGCTCCGCAGGACGCGCTTGATCAGGCCAGGATGGCAATTCCCGCGCCCGAGTCCACAGCGGCTCACGCGGTGTTGCCGGACACCCGGTAA
- a CDS encoding sensor histidine kinase: MPASLPLATTAIAQAMLQASLDGIVAIDQDNLVVEWNSAAERMFGFPRAEVLGQPLSTLIIPPAYRTAHEHGMKRYVATRVPHLVNHRVQTVAQRRGGEIFPCEIVFHPLDFEGRTYFAAYIRDLTEQRRIDQERDQLAQVAEASTDFIAFSDLDNRLLYINTAGRRLVGYEGRIPEQATLADLVHPEDQDLLIQQAWPAVRATGHWQGEMRLLHQGTGEAIDVHRTIFTVRDPATGAPVGFATVTRDIREIKRAERERQAWQASLEAQVAERTLELTDLNAELDAFSSSVSHDLRTPIRHISGFAGLLRRALAQDDHEKSAAYLQVIEQAAGQMDALVESLLTLARQAREPLRRSPVNLARVITRLQAELQPDLGGRQVHWTVGTLPVVQGDETLLHQVLSNLLQNALKYSRQRPVSTIGIQARLQETEWVIEVRDNGVGFDPQDAGKLFGVFQRLHPASEFEGVGVGLATAQRIVTRHGGRIWATAVPGEGATFSFTLPA; this comes from the coding sequence GTGCCCGCCTCCCTCCCGCTCGCGACCACCGCCATTGCGCAGGCCATGCTCCAGGCCTCGCTGGACGGCATAGTGGCCATCGATCAGGACAATCTGGTGGTGGAGTGGAATTCGGCCGCCGAGCGGATGTTCGGGTTTCCTCGCGCGGAAGTGCTGGGGCAGCCGCTCAGCACCCTGATCATTCCCCCAGCGTACCGGACCGCCCACGAGCACGGCATGAAGCGCTATGTCGCCACGCGGGTCCCGCATCTGGTGAATCACCGGGTCCAGACGGTGGCCCAGCGGCGCGGCGGGGAAATCTTCCCGTGTGAAATCGTGTTCCACCCGCTGGACTTCGAGGGCCGGACCTACTTCGCCGCTTACATCCGGGACCTCACCGAGCAGCGGCGCATCGATCAGGAGCGTGACCAGCTGGCCCAGGTGGCCGAGGCCAGCACCGACTTCATCGCGTTCTCGGACCTCGACAACCGCCTGCTGTACATCAACACGGCGGGCCGCCGCCTGGTCGGGTACGAGGGCAGGATTCCCGAACAGGCGACGCTGGCTGACCTGGTGCATCCGGAGGACCAGGACCTGCTCATTCAGCAGGCGTGGCCCGCGGTGCGCGCCACCGGCCACTGGCAGGGCGAGATGCGCCTGCTTCACCAGGGCACCGGCGAAGCGATCGACGTGCACCGCACCATCTTCACGGTGCGCGACCCGGCCACGGGCGCGCCGGTCGGCTTCGCGACCGTCACCAGGGACATCCGCGAGATCAAACGGGCCGAGCGCGAACGCCAGGCCTGGCAGGCGAGCCTGGAAGCGCAGGTCGCGGAACGGACGCTGGAACTCACCGACCTGAACGCAGAACTGGACGCCTTCAGCTCCAGCGTCTCGCATGATCTGCGCACACCCATCCGCCACATCAGCGGCTTCGCGGGCCTGCTGCGGCGCGCCCTGGCGCAGGACGACCACGAGAAGAGCGCCGCCTACCTGCAGGTGATCGAACAGGCGGCGGGCCAGATGGACGCGCTGGTGGAGTCGCTGCTGACCCTGGCCCGGCAGGCCCGCGAGCCGCTGCGCCGGTCGCCGGTGAACCTCGCACGCGTGATCACCCGGCTGCAAGCCGAGCTGCAGCCGGATCTGGGAGGGCGGCAGGTGCACTGGACGGTGGGGACCCTGCCGGTGGTCCAGGGGGACGAGACGCTGCTGCATCAGGTGCTGAGCAACCTGCTGCAGAACGCCCTGAAGTACAGCCGGCAGCGTCCCGTCTCCACCATTGGGATTCAGGCGCGCCTCCAGGAGACGGAATGGGTGATTGAGGTGCGAGACAACGGGGTCGGCTTCGATCCGCAGGACGCGGGCAAGCTGTTCGGGGTGTTCCAGCGGCTGCATCCGGCCAGTGAGTTCGAGGGGGTCGGCGTCGGCCTCGCCACCGCGCAGCGCATCGTGACGCGCCACGGTGGCCGGATCTGGGCCACGGCAGTTCCCGGCGAGGGCGCGACCTTCAGCTTCACCCTGCCCGCCTGA
- a CDS encoding DUF1990 family protein, with translation MGPLTRRRYWVDIEGATRAPEDVATEWRDHLADHAPKWLAWFRGLDHPVPPVRQGDRLWIQMVGVRRGRVVIEHVDALGFRARTLRLHPDAGTSDFRVYPGEQPGRMVLQVESLMRTNSAFDRLAYILGVHAAQRRCWELTLTSVARFAGGRIESRGHESLEMPHMAHSYTLPDLPDVRIGSTSETVS, from the coding sequence GTGGGTCCCCTGACCCGCCGGCGGTACTGGGTGGACATTGAAGGTGCCACCCGTGCCCCGGAGGACGTGGCAACCGAGTGGCGCGATCACCTGGCGGACCACGCGCCGAAGTGGCTCGCGTGGTTCCGTGGGTTGGACCATCCGGTGCCGCCGGTGCGGCAGGGCGACCGGCTGTGGATTCAGATGGTCGGGGTCCGGCGGGGTCGCGTGGTGATCGAGCACGTCGACGCGTTGGGGTTCCGTGCGCGCACGCTGCGACTTCATCCGGACGCGGGCACCTCCGATTTCCGGGTGTATCCGGGCGAGCAGCCCGGCCGGATGGTGCTGCAGGTCGAATCGCTGATGCGGACCAACTCGGCCTTCGACCGGCTGGCGTACATCCTGGGCGTGCACGCGGCGCAGCGGCGCTGCTGGGAGCTGACGTTGACCAGCGTGGCCCGTTTCGCGGGCGGGCGGATCGAGAGCCGCGGGCACGAGTCGCTGGAAATGCCGCACATGGCGCATTCGTACACCCTGCCGGACCTGCCAGACGTGCGGATCGGCAGCACGAGCGAAACGGTCAGCTGA